A genomic window from Leptolyngbya sp. BL0902 includes:
- a CDS encoding histone deacetylase has protein sequence MHHDFSLADFAIFYSPVFLTHDTGQIHPENAGRLTAILNALNASPWADHLDWREPTPADSRQVDEAIVAVHDPAYIAKIRQFAAAGGGYWDGDTAVSPASYEAARLAVSAWLDGVDYVLQTGHSAFALVRPPGHHAIRDSGMGFCLFSNAAIAAHYALQQPGIRRVAILDWDVHHGNGTQSLVEANPAIAYCSLHQFPAYPGTGRSTETGLHHNVLNLPMPPGSTSADYHKKFDQQAIPFLRAFNPDILLISAGYDATAADPLASINLHPQDYATFTQFALRVTDKILFGLEGGYDYNALSQSVMATIGARLGLGSGLLP, from the coding sequence ATGCACCACGACTTCTCCCTGGCTGATTTTGCGATTTTCTATTCTCCCGTTTTCCTCACCCACGATACGGGGCAAATTCACCCGGAAAATGCCGGACGTCTCACGGCCATCCTGAACGCCCTCAACGCTTCGCCCTGGGCCGATCACCTCGACTGGCGCGAGCCTACCCCCGCCGATTCGCGCCAGGTGGATGAAGCGATTGTCGCCGTTCACGATCCCGCCTACATCGCCAAAATTCGGCAGTTTGCTGCAGCGGGCGGCGGCTACTGGGATGGCGATACCGCCGTGTCTCCCGCCAGCTATGAGGCGGCACGGCTGGCGGTGAGCGCGTGGCTAGACGGGGTGGATTATGTGCTGCAAACGGGGCATTCGGCCTTTGCCCTGGTGCGTCCCCCCGGCCACCACGCCATCCGGGATAGCGGCATGGGCTTTTGCCTGTTTTCCAACGCCGCCATTGCCGCCCACTATGCCCTCCAGCAACCGGGCATTCGGCGGGTTGCTATTTTGGATTGGGACGTCCACCACGGTAACGGCACCCAGTCTTTGGTAGAAGCCAACCCCGCCATCGCCTACTGCTCGCTGCACCAGTTTCCGGCCTATCCCGGCACCGGGCGCAGCACCGAAACGGGCCTCCATCACAACGTCCTCAACCTGCCCATGCCACCGGGCAGCACCAGCGCCGACTACCACAAAAAATTTGACCAGCAGGCGATTCCCTTCCTGCGGGCGTTTAACCCCGATATTTTGCTGATCAGCGCCGGATATGATGCCACCGCCGCCGATCCCCTGGCCAGCATAAACCTGCATCCCCAAGACTACGCGACCTTTACCCAATTTGCCCTGCGCGTGACCGACAAAATCCTCTTTGGCCTAGAGGGCGGCTACGACTACAACGCCCTCAGCCAATCGGTGATGGCTACCATTGGCGCAAGGCTAGGGCTAGGATCTGGCCTCCTGCCCTGA
- a CDS encoding CRR6 family NdhI maturation factor — MAHTITLRDSHLQTLDLGPATAVIEALLSSEPGITEAGLRFDIDITRDPTDPRELSELPEVRLWFIRLDSRYPWLPLVLDWEAGELGRYAAMLVPHQFSPTDGIRYNPEALEIFVMQKIFVIAEWLKSQGRFNPTKLKFMTQMLGYDIDDGLFELLNS; from the coding sequence ATGGCCCACACCATCACCCTCCGCGATAGCCATCTGCAAACCCTCGACCTTGGCCCCGCCACAGCGGTGATTGAGGCCCTGCTCTCCAGCGAACCGGGCATCACCGAGGCGGGCCTGCGGTTTGATATCGACATCACCCGCGACCCCACCGACCCCAGGGAACTGTCGGAACTGCCGGAGGTGCGGCTGTGGTTCATTCGGTTGGATAGCCGCTATCCTTGGCTCCCCCTGGTGCTGGACTGGGAAGCGGGTGAACTGGGTCGCTATGCCGCTATGCTGGTGCCCCACCAATTCAGCCCCACCGACGGCATCCGCTACAACCCCGAAGCCCTAGAAATCTTTGTGATGCAAAAGATTTTTGTGATTGCCGAATGGCTCAAATCCCAGGGCCGCTTCAACCCCACCAAGCTCAAATTTATGACCCAAATGCTGGGCTACGACATCGACGACGGCCTGTTTGAGCTGTTGAACTCCTAG
- the wecB gene encoding non-hydrolyzing UDP-N-acetylglucosamine 2-epimerase encodes MTASPRRVCIILGTRPEAIKLAPVIRAFQQDAEFETQVVLTGQHREMVDQVMTLFDLRADADLAIMQPKQTLTDITCRSLQGLEAHFQTLKPDLVIVQGDTTTAFAAALAAFYQHIPVGHVEAGLRTDNIYSPYPEEANRRLISQLTTLHFAPTTKAVDHLKASSVVGAIHHTGNTVIDALLTVAAQRPDCPIDGLDWDQYRVILATVHRRENWGAPLGDIAAGFLDILEAQPDTALLLPLHRNPLVREPLTAVLGSHPRVFLTEPLDYRALVGAMQRCHLLLTDSGGLQEEAPGLGKPVLVLRDTTERPEAIDAGTARLIGTDRDAIRDHALELLTNPAAYDAMAQAVNPFGDGHASERILAIVKAYLG; translated from the coding sequence ATGACGGCTTCTCCCCGGCGCGTGTGCATTATTCTTGGAACTCGGCCCGAGGCCATTAAGCTGGCCCCGGTGATTCGGGCCTTTCAGCAGGATGCCGAGTTTGAAACCCAGGTGGTGCTGACCGGGCAACACCGGGAAATGGTGGATCAGGTGATGACCCTGTTTGACCTGCGGGCCGATGCCGACCTGGCGATCATGCAGCCAAAGCAAACCCTCACCGATATCACCTGCCGCAGCCTCCAAGGGCTAGAGGCCCATTTTCAAACCCTGAAGCCCGATCTGGTGATTGTGCAAGGGGATACGACCACCGCCTTTGCCGCCGCCCTCGCCGCCTTTTACCAACACATCCCGGTGGGCCACGTAGAGGCCGGACTTCGCACCGACAATATCTATAGCCCCTACCCCGAAGAGGCCAACCGACGGCTGATTTCCCAGCTCACCACCCTGCACTTTGCCCCCACCACCAAGGCCGTCGATCACCTCAAAGCCTCCAGCGTGGTCGGAGCCATTCACCACACGGGCAATACCGTGATCGATGCCCTGCTCACCGTGGCCGCCCAACGGCCCGACTGCCCCATCGACGGGCTAGATTGGGATCAGTACCGGGTGATTTTGGCCACCGTCCACCGTCGGGAAAACTGGGGCGCACCCCTGGGCGACATCGCTGCCGGATTCCTCGACATCCTAGAGGCCCAGCCCGACACCGCCCTGCTGCTGCCCCTGCACCGCAACCCCCTCGTGCGGGAACCCCTCACCGCCGTTCTGGGGAGTCATCCCCGCGTGTTTTTGACCGAACCCCTGGACTACCGCGCCCTGGTGGGGGCCATGCAGCGCTGTCACCTGTTGTTGACCGACTCCGGTGGCCTGCAAGAGGAAGCCCCCGGTCTGGGCAAACCCGTCCTTGTGCTGCGCGACACCACGGAACGCCCCGAAGCCATTGACGCTGGCACCGCCCGCCTGATCGGCACCGACCGGGACGCCATCCGCGATCACGCCCTGGAACTGCTGACCAACCCCGCCGCCTACGACGCCATGGCCCAGGCCGTCAATCCCTTCGGCGATGGCCACGCCTCCGAGCGCATCCTCGCCATCGTCAAAGCTTACCTAGGCTGA